Part of the Benincasa hispida cultivar B227 chromosome 12, ASM972705v1, whole genome shotgun sequence genome is shown below.
AaagtcatgctccaaatgatacaaaacacggggcaatttggaggtctataaggtgaagacccgcatgcccatCTTACCAGCTTTGTGGAGATGTGCAGGACTTTCTCCATCCCTTGGACGATCACCCCAGAAGGACTATCGGACGTTAACCTATATTTCGCGAAAATTACCCACACTGTAGGGAAATGAGGCTAATGAGGTCGGGCTCCTCGTTGGATGCCCAAATGAATATCATCAAGGACCAATGGATGGTGGAACAGTTCATGAAGGAAATTCTTCCCTATCACAGTCAATCGCAGAAGACGAAAAGAATGTGTTGAATTTTAATAGGTAAATGATAACGAGACTGAGCACGCTTGGTGCGTTTCAGAAGTGGTGAATAAATTGTTCGCATATCGAATTCCCGATTGCGTTCTAATGGGAAACATATAAACGCCTGAAATAGATCAACGCAACCGTTGTTAGATGGCCTTCGCAGGGCGTGGAGGATTCATGGGTTAAGACCTTACAATAGAAGCGCTGAAGGTCGCTCTTGATCGTCAGTGTTCGCGTGAAACACAGTTGTCTGTGAAGTGTGATTGACGGCGTACGGGGAAGAGAGTGTGCGAGAGAAGAAGAACATGATAAACGCCATGTTACCAGCGTGAACAATGACACACTTTGTCCACGCCAATGGCCGCGGTACCCTCTTCTACAAAGATACTGATGACACTTAATCAAGGTTCCCTCTCTCAAAGTTCAGCGCAATCGAATGCGCCGGcacaagtggccgcaataagttgTGTCCAATGTGGAGGGAGCCATGCTGTAGAGATGTGCCCATCAAACCCGCAACAAGTGTTTGCTATCCAAAATAATCCATACAGCAACACTTACAATCCCGGTTGGTggaatcaccctaacttcggttggggagaaAATCACAACCAAGGGGGCCGAGTAACCATCAGAACATCAACTTTGGGAATTGAGGAAATCCTCCATCTTttcatcaaaatcaaaatcagggTCATCAAAGGCCACCCCAAAATCAACCGTCTTCCTCAAACACCTCTGGAAATCCATCATCATTGGAGTCCCTGCTGAAGtagtatattgagaaaaatgatgcTGTCATGCAGTTGCAGGCGTCTTCAATCAGgaacttggagatccaagttGGGCAGCTGGCAGCCGAGCTTCGTAGCAGAACACTGGGAATGCTGCCAAGTAATTCCAAAGCCTCGGGACCtcatgggaaggaacaatgtccttgaaGACATTGTGCAGGCAAGCTTGACCGCCTGCAGAGTTGTGGATTGCGGTAATCATGAAAAAAATTGTCTTTCAATCtgcatttttaaaatctatgtttaattgctttcttaattgcttcctttcttgctttatgaattttgttatttattgttttcttaaactagcttttattgctttatgaaattacttttcatttaattcattTGCGTCAATTTCCTTGCGTTATTTCAATTTCTTTACTTTCTGCATTATTGCATTGTTTAAATTCTCAGTGAATGattgtttaaaagaaattgaatacCGGAAAGTCCTAacgacttgcgttgatgaaaaaaaatgaaaatgaagaaaaaaaatataataacaataataaaaataataataacaatcaacatccggtatgcattgcgatgatgggtgcatcttgtgctAACAAGATACACCTTgtattcatttttcaaaaatttattgcGTTGAGGGGAGAGTTGTGCTCGTATGTATTTTTCGCCCGTCCTTAATGAAAACGCACTATGTCGAAGTAGTGTTGTGCCAATAGAAATATcgtgcgcccgtcctccagaaatgcattgagttgaggggtgtgttgcactgATACATACGTTGtcgcccgtcctctgcaaatatgcatttgcgttgatgGAGGCATTGCGTTAATCTTAATCTTGCGCCCATCCtaataaaacacaaaagaaaaattctttttgcaaatagGGTAGTCCAATCGCTTAGGCTTCCAAAGAAATGATGATTTAGCAGATGAAAGGACGTACTTCTCTTctaattcataaatgtgaggagcGCGGCGACAGGCTTTTTGAGTACCTCGAGGCCTGCCACGCAGAATTTGCGTTGGACCCATCAAGTTCCAACCTATAAATTACGTCCTCCTCCATCTTAGGTCGTCTATTTGAATCTTTTGCAAACGGAAACCCTAAGCGCAGCTTTGCGTACCCAGaccttcaaatttttttgtCCTAAACCCTAAGAACTTTCCCAACTCGTTCACTCAGTATAGCCATGGCCGATCAATCTTCCCATTCATCCTCTTTACCCTCATCACCCTCACCAGCCCAAATCACTGCAAAAGAGGTGGCATTCCTTGGAGCAAGTCGCCACCTCGCCGTTCAGCTAAAACTAATCACACGAATCACCAAAAAACCTCGACAAAAGCCTTTAGTAGCCAGACCACTCCAAATCAGAAAGGGGCagagcacggagagtgccccaCTCCTAACACTATCATCTGAAAgcgagaagaagagaagagacgaTAGAGAAGTGTTCGGGAGAATTCTGAGTAATATGGAGAAGGAGGGAGGGCTACCAGAAGCGGGAGTCGTTAATCAACCCTTGCCTTTAGAAGAAGAGATGGAAGAAGCTTCACGGAGAAGCGCCCTGGCCGTTtcggatcctaaggaaactatTCAAACAGAATCCTATGAGGAACCCATCAGGGTTGCTTTGAAGGAGGTGGAAGTGAAGAAGCTGCCTAAAATGGttgaggagaagaagaacaagaagaatagggcagaaggagatgaagaagccCAGCCaaggaaggagaagaaagaaagaaaatcgaGTGAGAAGAGTGAACGCAGGCGAGAAGGGAAGCGCCTGAAGGcgaaggaagaaaagagaaagagggCTGAGAGCCTAGAAGTGGACGGAGAATCAACCACCACAAAGGTGGATGAGGGGTGTCAACGCAACAAAGAGAATCAACGCAACCTGAAAAGGAATCAATGCAAATAAGAACGGTTGCAATTGACGATGGAGAGGATCCAGACATCACCCTTCTTATGCGGCGTCACAAGGAGAATGCACCACAAGGGTCAACAATCGACCCACCAATTTTGCAAAGTGTAgtagaagaaaaggaaagaagaagaagagagaagaaagaaaaacaagagaagATGTTGCGAGCACAACAAATCATCGTAGAAGGcgatttaagaagaaaattacacGATGAAGAAGTGGGCCGTAACAATGCAATCTTGGcagaagaagagagaataaGGCTCAAGGAAGAACAGCGCATATTGCTGGCCTAAGAGCAATTTGAAAgggaaatgagagaagaagaagagaaagaaaagaagaagaaggaagagagggAGAAAAGGCGCAGAGCAAATGTTTAGTGGATTCGAGagaagaaaagtaaagaaattgcGNNNNNNNNNNNNNNNTAAAGAAATTGCggagtgggagaaggaagaacaacACAAGGAACGGGAAAAGAGACAAAAACAAAGATCCCGCTTTGCGTTGGCaaaagaaaagggcaaagcaAAAGCGGAAAGCAGTGAGCCTGTGTAACActaaatttatatctttaagcatgtggacaaatatgaacgtgaatgaatgaacaagtccatgtccccggcaacggcgccataaacttgtatgCTAAAGAATGATTTCCTTATTATGCTTGCAttgtgccataaacttgacacgatgtttttatatctttagtcttcatgcgatactacttctaaatatgcgttgttaatgataggcttgtagtatgcgatagagtaatacgtgtcacaagtttctttgcgctgaaaccaagtataattccaacgcaagtttctcagaataatccgaagtcgaacacagggattgttttcgttaatgcattacttttgtgatacatgcgaccggttttttacaattaataaagaattgggtTTATATAGGAATTTAAAGTGCGATGAaataaaatgcgttgataaaataaattgcgttgaaaataaaatcctaaactaagatgatacaagatacaagatacaagatacaagatacataaTACacgatactgagttcgagactgattgtgaagttatacaaaggattgtggtatgcgatggcaagtctttatggatgaataaaaaagagaaagagtaaataataaaaacaacgcaagcttgttaattgcgttaaagatgcaactaaagTTCTGCTTTCTCTTGGCGTAcccctctcggtgatcggccacgttcccatatctctatggtgaaacagggataaacgtgatgaacgcaaggttgcttccatctctggaagtgcttctcgctttagttaacgtgtttttccaaccttctctcaataggcggaatgacatcttcacttctgctctcacaggtgaagatgtcgtcgagcatgctttagctaaacttaatcatttccttaacacaaattaatttacttgcttaattcttgctgtTTACctagggaattaggaaaacatcatggagaaaatggattgtggatgaacgaaaatagacagagagatgacaatgaaaatgatcataacatttaatactaagattaagcgttcgatacatggtgtgaatgaaagattaagaagataatacagatgatgaaaaagagattagaaacaaatacagaaaagtgtcaacgtcttgacacagattctGGACGGAGGTTTTGCTTGCCAGCGTGTGGTAGGAATGGAGAGGAGAGcctccctctcaggcttgctcttctggtagaaatgaccttcgtacagagcttcaacaacggggattggaaggattctttttcctaagactcacctctcggccttgtctcttgattatcTCGGATCTACTCTGGAAATCACtttagaccagtctctctctccgGTCAGTATNTtcctaagactcacctctcggccttgtctcttgattatcTCGGATCTACTCTGGAAATCACtttagaccagtctctctctccgGTCAGTATATACatgtctctatgtattcaagtatatctttcagtgaatttgcagaagctatttatgggtgaagcttggctctttgacttcATGGTCCCTactttatggttatggtagttcctgaaatggcggagtgaatattccttctgttatgtaatcaacccatcagaaatgcacaactcaAAGCTGTACATTTATCAAAATCCttcgcaaatgcgttgctctttacatcttcgatcgatcgctgCATGGGGTGTTATTCTCGATTATCgaatgcggttgaaattgcgttgatcgctaagctcttgatcgattgtcgcatgcaccgtcattgcatttatcatctcttcattcctgaatgatgggcgcaatgcgacgtaaaTGCGTTGTtgcttttatctttgagccatcaacgcatgcggtgactgatttcctacaaaacaaaaattgaaacatcTATTCTACcatccaatggtgttagtgggtgtattgacgacaatttataattctcgcatttcttagccaatttctatactatcgacgcaacttttctttctttttgccgcaatatctaaataaaacagtataaataacttgtatttctacaagttatcacaccctcaaatttagatatatgcttgtcctcaagcatatcttctactaaggcaatattgttcAGTTCTCATCCTAAATTTTGCATCAATTgtttgctccgaatgctccacctaggcaacattacttaacaacgcaatttctttctatccttgataattcataaacatgccctactttattcttctatacaacaaatctctactaaaaaattcccttatagttttaaaaagaatgtttacctcttcatgcaaaaacaacttgatgcgtcttGAATGCGGTGGTCGGGTTGCGTTATTtttttagagactgttgatcattgttacacccttcgttttggcttgttcccacgggtgtcatgcgaacatccaactacggttgtatgccaatctcaactttaactcttgattttcagttAAGTAtaacttttgctggtcagagaAGTTAtgtcttttattcttttatttatttttttctttcttttcatattgcgtcgttcttggaaacccaccttcgttttggcttgctcccatgggtgtcatgcaaacatccaactacgagcaagttcctttcacgacttaactcttatcaggttgggattgttttggaattcccttgcgctgacattggagtctatatgaaatatttatttattttttatttttttattttgacaatGAACACATTTTTCTAATGACCGCATCCACTTggtcgcatctgctcagaccttttccacccctaaatttagagatgcgcaggtcttcattgcgttgttttggacagaatagacaaaacacttagtcacaatgttgaaaagaaggtttgagcaaaattttgaaggataaaaggtaaagcagtgctattgctacgaattatctaagtgttaatcagaaaatacaaagtgtgggaaatgttactaagtgtatgcatataatTCATCAGGGCAGCACAATGAATAAcacaaaagaaaagataaagaacactgcaataattgacaaaggatgataaagacgaggctaacgcatacggaaagaattgttactcggttgtattaaaaattagccaagtatacaaagaattacaaataacgcaatacaaaattttagcatGAACAAAGAATCAAGTAACAActtctatacatagaaaaataatgaattggattatcttttgtatttgattcagaCGGGTGCAAGATTAAAGGTTAACACCATGTTTCCACTAACGCAAATGCATATTCGCAGAGGACGGACAATAACGCATGTATCATCGCAACACACCCTTCAACTTAGTGCATTTCTGAagggcgcacggtatttctatTGGCACAACattacctcaacatagtgcgtttTTGCTAAGGATGGGCGAAAAacacatacgagcgcaacacacccctcagtgcaatgcatttgggttggatggacgcaaagtgtatcttgttgtcacaagatgcacccatcattgcaatgcataccaatctttatttttgtttttaattcatcaaacaCGCAAGCCGATAAGACTTTGTGGTGTTCATCGTTTTATTCAGTCATTCAcataaattttaagaacaacgctactaatgcataaaagtaaagaaattaaacacaACATGGAAATacacaattgaattaaattgaaagaaaaCACATGAAGCATTAAAGGATAATTCTAATAAGCAGTAAATAACGCAATTTAGAAATCAGTCaatgaaagctgtaaagaaagcaattaaacatagatatagggatgctgattgaaaaaAGTTTTTCAGAGTTACCGCAATAGCATCCCCGCAAGcggttaatcctgcttgcctaaGTCGATGGTCTCCATGTGTCGATCCACATCACCCCCATAGTAGGGCTTAATTCGTTGACTATTGACTTTAAATGTGTTGCTCCCATCTTCGGTTGTTAGTTCCACTGTGCCatggggaaagatagtcttaATGTGGAATGGCCCAGACTAGCGGGACTTCAACTTCCCTGGAAACAATTGTAAAAGCGCGTTAAATAGAAGTACTTGTTAACCCTCGAAGAATGTCCGGTTGTTTATGCAGTCATCATGCCATTTCTTGGTTCTCTCCTTATAGACTTGGCATTTTCGTAGGCGTTCATTCGCCACTCGACCAGCTAGTTCAATGCAACTTCTGGACTTTCCCTGCACTTGCCAGATCAAAGTTCAACTTCTTGGTTGCCCACATTGCCTTGTGTTCCAACTCGAGAGGCaaatgacaagcttttccaaagactAAAGCATATGAGGACATGCCAATTAAAGTTTTGAAGGCAGTTCTatatgcccacagtgcttcatcaagcttgggtgaccaatctttCCTGGAGGTACTGattaccttctccaagatagttttgatctctcggttAGAAATTTCTGCCTTCCCATTGGTTTGTGGTGGTCTGCAGTTGCAACTCTGTGGCTGACATTAAACTTAGTCAATAGGTTGGTGATTATGCGGTTGATGAAATGTGAGtcctcatcgctgattaaggctCGGGGCATCCCATATCGGGTAAAGATATTCTTCTTGAGAAATTTCACCACCGTGGCCGCATTGTTCTtagcacatgcgatggcctaAACCCACTTCGAGACATAGTCAACCGCGACCAAGATgtattgatgaccttctgaAGGCGGAAAAGGGCTCATAAAGTCgattccccatacatcaaataatttgATTTCCAAGATTGAAGTCTAAagcatttcatttcttctagACATGTTCCCTGTTCTCTGGCATCTATCGCCACTCTGGCATGGGCGTCcttaaatagtgttggccaaaaatagccaCTCTGTAGGACTTTTGCGGTGGTCCGCTGCCCCctaaaatgtcctccataaggggactcatgGAAAAGCTCCAAAATGTGCTTGGCCTTATGTCAGGAACGCATCAACACAAGATATGATCAGGTCCAAGTCAATATAAAAAAGGGTCATCccataaataaaatttggcatcatgtctcagcttcttcttctgctggtacGTGTAGTCTTCCGGTACTTGGCCGCAAAATATGAAGTTTATAATGTTCACATACCATGGAACATTAATGCATACCGACATCAGCAGCTCATCAGGGAATCTTTCCTCAATGTCTATTTCTTTCTCctgaacctcgcaattttctaatcttgacagatgatctgcgacttggttctcggtgcccttccggtccttgatctctaggtcaaattcttgcagAAGTAGTACCCACCTTATCAGTGTTGGTTTCACATCCTTCTTAGTCATAAGATATTTGATAGCAGAATGATCAGTAGACACCATAACATTTGTTCCAATCAAGTACTGTCGAAATTTCTCCAGCACGAATACCACTACGAGCATTTCTTTTTCcgtggttgtataattttccTATGCATCATCCAACGTTTTGCTAGCATAATATATAGGATGCAAAACCTTATCTTTGCGTTGACTCAAGACTGTGCCTACTGCATATCCACTAGCGTCAAACATCAACGCAAAAGTTTACGTCCAATCCGGCGCAATCAGAATGGGTGCAGTGATGAGCGCATTTTTCAGCGTGTGAAATGCTTTGGTGCATGCATCATCAAAATCATATTCACGATCAGCTTTGAGGAgcgcacttaggggccttgGGATCTGAGAAAAGTGGCAGATAAATCTTTGATAAAACCCCCATGTCCCAGAaaactcctaagtgttttcacattgactggtggtggtaacttggaaattgcgtcgatttttgcttgatcaacttccaatcctgcctttgatattttgtgatctagaacaattccttcttcaaccataaagtggcatttctccCGGTTCAGAACAAGATTAGTTTCCATGCATCTCTTTAAGACTTTTTCAAGATTTGATAAATAGGAGTCATAAGTATTGCCAAAAACTGAAACATCATCCATAAATACCTTGATTGACTCCTCCAAGAAATCtgaaaagattgccatcatacaTTGTTGGAAGGTACCTGgtgcattacagagtccaaaCGGCATGCGACAGAATGTAAATGTGCCgaatgggcacgtgaaggttgtcttatcttgatccTCCGGCGCAATTGCaatttggttgtaccctgagtagttgtcaagaaaacaaaagaactcGTTCCCCGCAAACCGatccaacatttgatcaataaacgggagtggaaagtggtccttcTTAGTGGCCAGATttaatttgcggtagtccatacatattctccaccccgtagttgtCCTTGTGGAAATTAACTCATTCTTGTTGTTGGTGACGACTATCattccccctttctttggaacgcATTGCACTGGGCTTACCCAACTGCTGTCAGATATAGGGTAAATGATACATGCATCAAGCCACTTCactatcttcttcttcacaacctccctcatggcagggttcaatCGACGTTGCCTTTCTATAGATCatgtttttccttctttctgacgaatcttatgcatgcaatacgagggactgattccttgaatgtctgccaaggtccatcctaaagcTTTTGCGTTGTTTTTCGGGATTTGAATCAGTGCTTTCTCCTTCTCTTTGCTCAACAAGGCAGATAGAATAACCGGTAAAGTGTTATTGCCCCCTAAATACACATATTTGAGGTGCACTGGCAATGGCTTCAACTCTAACATGGGTGGTTCTTCTAAAGATGGCTTAGTATGTTGCGTtgttcgttcagataacttgagtgtttcaaaatttgactcaaTTTGAATTGCGGTGCAATTTTCCTCCCACATTGCGCCGATCCCAAAATCCTCGTCCTCCAATTCTTATAGGGGCTCGTGCTAAGGTTCTTCCTGCAATTCCTCAAAATATTGACAATTTTCCATATCACTCGGGTATTTCAACGCACGCATTGAGAACGTTGAACTTAACTTGCTGATCGTCGACCCTGATGGTAAGTTCTCCTTTTTGTACATCAATCAGTGCTCGCCTTGTTGCAAGAAATGGGCGACCTAAGATGATAGGCACCTCAACATCAGCTTCATAGTCTAATATGATAAAATCAGCAGGGAAGATGAACTTATCTACTTGCACaagtacatcctctattttgCCCTCGGGATGCGTTATTGATCTATCGGACAACTACAATGTAATTGTCGTTGGTCTTGCGTTGCCAATCTTCAACTTTTTGAAGAATGACAAGGGCATTAGGTTTATACTCGCCCCCAAATCACACAATGCATTTTCGACCTTCTTTCCCCCTATTGAGCAGGGCAATGTGAAACTCCCAGGATCTTTCATTTTGGTGGGGATGTTGTTTTTAAATAGCGCACTGCACTTATATGTTAATGCAACTGTTTCATTCTCCTCGATCTTCCTTTTGTTAGCAAGTATGtccttgaggaatttcacaTAGCTCGACATCTGTTCCAaagcttctattaagggaatgttAATATGAAATTGTCGGAGTACATCTAGGAACCTCTGGAATTGTTTGCTGTCATCTTTCTTTCTCAGcctggacgggaaaggtggaggatcccgccgtACTTCCTGTTCAATTGGCTGTTCATTGAGGTCCTGTCTtcgcacctgtctcttatacacatctagatgtgtataagagacagctgctGAAAAGCGTACTAGGCGATTTATTCTTAAGTTCGATCACAAGCTGTTCAATCTGCTCCTCCAAATTTCTAAGGGAGGAAGCTTGCGATTGCTTTATTGCCTTGTTCTTCTTGATATAATGTTTCAATAATGTCTCCAAAGACGAGTTACTGCAAGAAGTGACAGAAAAGAACGGTTGGTCGTAGGGTGGCATACTTTGAAAATTACCTGAGATGTGACTCtggtctcttatacacatctagatgtgtataagagacagttacCACATGGCCCCGATGCTCCCGAACTGCTGAAAAGCGTACTAGGTGATTTATTCTTAAGTTCGATCACAAGCTGTTCAATCTGTTCCTCCAAATTTCTAAGGGAGGAAGCTTGCGATTGCTTTATTGCCTTGTTCTTCTTGATATAATGTTTCAATAATGTCTCCAAAGACGAGTTACTGCAAGAAGTGACAGAAAAGAACGGTTGGTCGTAGGGTGGCATACTTTGAAAATTACCTGAGATGTGACTCTGATCAATGAAAACTGGAGGATTGCCTCGATTCCCATGATGATTGTTCTGATGGTTATCTTGGCCtccctggttgtgattcccgcCCCAAATGAAAGTTGGGTGATTCTGccaaccagggttgtaggtgttgtCGAATGATTCGTTATAAATAGAGTATACGGGTTGTTGATTCAATGAGCAGACTTCCACTGAATGTCCCTCTCCACATTGAACGCAATTTATTGCGGCCATGTGTGTCAACGCATTGGCTTGTGCTGAACCTTGAGAGAGATGTCCTTGCTGAATAGCCATAGTCTGAAGAAgcgaggtcattgtggtcatctaGTCTACTAGGGTGTTCAATATATCGACTGGAACAATGGCATCTTCTACTCTTCTTTGTTCTGAACCTCTTTCCTCATACCCGTTATTTAACCACTCATCTATATTTCGCGAAATGCGATCTAAGATGATCTTTGCTTCCGTATACGTCTTGTCCATTAATTCTC
Proteins encoded:
- the LOC120066986 gene encoding nucleolar protein 58-like — encoded protein: MADQSSHSSSLPSSPSPAQITAKEVAFLGASRHLAVQLKLITRITKKPRQKPLVARPLQIRKGQSTESAPLLTLSSESEKKRRDDREVFGRILSNMEKEGGLPEAGVVNQPLPLEEEMEEASRRSALAVSDPKETIQTESYEEPIRVALKEVEVKKLPKMVEEKKNKKNRAEGDEEAQPRKEKKERKSSEKSERRREGKRLKAKEEKRKRAESLEVDGESTTTKVDEGCQRNKENQRNLKRNQCK
- the LOC120066987 gene encoding uncharacterized protein LOC120066987, with amino-acid sequence MTSLLQTMAIQQGHLSQGSAQANALTHMAAINCVQCGEGHSVEVCSLNQQPVYSIYNESFDNTYNPGWQNHPTFIWGGNHNQGGQDNHQNNHHGNRGNPPVFIDQSHISGNFQSMPPYDQPFFSVTSCSNSSLETLLKHYIKKNKAIKQSQASSLRNLEEQIEQLVIELKNKSPSTLFSSSGASGPCDVYKRQVRRQDLNEQPIEQEVRRDPPPFPSRLRKKDDSKQFQRFLDVLRQFHINIPLIEALEQMSSYVKFLKDILANKRKIEENETVALTYKCSALFKNNIPTKMKDPGSFTLPCSIGGKKVENALCDLGASINLMPLSFFKKLKIGNARPTTITL